In Drosophila yakuba strain Tai18E2 chromosome 2R, Prin_Dyak_Tai18E2_2.1, whole genome shotgun sequence, a single genomic region encodes these proteins:
- the LOC6531381 gene encoding uncharacterized protein LOC6531381 → MNTTFKVARMSLNHSWRLVSNKAKGEFSSLRRLPAVSGQKRRYADRYTFDDHTQAQIQGIKKMKEMADVPQESPWRDSEWTPDFPERLDEMGYESHCNDRLYIAKNKFRHSQQKYELEREERRKEAQKRIRSHFSGSHGQAEPDTMRRRTISQDPVDHQRRQEAIIEQNRRRWQNRPESRRETNTSGITYRPDTRKEHVEEKLQRKSEDYQRMRRNPEKSEEAKDSQTVVYDANRPSAEWLRKRQEENEAEYWHSWQTCPCSRESETTEEVKPHLKRKKVVAIPPAYPRDYQRRGYHQISPPAYSLKAKTVVLMPKRRPSGIDKQYHKFAKKQAALWQQDFPEPEDNAQPGLLPKKEQKKPKRKEERRSVEPPRFRMVVKTRAPANRPSTPVFSYSGQVDIPPAIAGPSAYMGSLRKSAGETWRKFSSASSS, encoded by the coding sequence ATGAATACCACTTTTAAAGTGGCTCGAATGAGCCTGAATCACTCTTGGCGATTGGTTAGTAATAAAGCCAAGGGTGAATTTTCCAGTTTGCGACGATTACCTGCAGTTTCCGGCCAAAAGCGTCGGTACGCCGATCGCTATACCTTCGACGACCACACTCAGGCACAAATACAGGGTATCAAGAAGATGAAAGAGATGGCTGATGTGCCCCAGGAGTCGCCCTGGCGGGACAGCGAATGGACGCCCGATTTTCCCGAGCGTCTGGATGAGATGGGCTACGAGTCCCACTGCAACGATCGCCTGTATATAGCGAAGAACAAATTCCGTCACAGCCAGCAGAAATACGAATTGGAACGTGAGGAGCGGCGCAAGGAGGCCCAAAAAAGGATCAGAAGTCACTTCAGCGGTAGTCACGGTCAGGCGGAACCGGACACGATGCGCCGGCGCACCATTTCACAGGATCCGGTCGATCACCAGAGGCGCCAGGAGGCGATCATCGAGCAGAATCGCCGTAGGTGGCAAAATCGCCCCGAGTCAAGGAGGGAAACTAACACCTCGGGCATTACCTATCGACCGGATACACGAAAGGAGCATGTTGAGGAGAAATTGCAAAGGAAATCGGAGGACTACCAGCGCATGAGGCGCAATCCGGAGAAATCGGAGGAAGCGAAGGACAGCCAGACAGTCGTCTACGATGCCAATCGTCCCTCTGCCGAGTGGTTAAGGAAGCGCCAGGAGGAGAACGAGGCGGAGTACTGGCATTCGTGGCAAACATGCCCATGTTCGCGCGAGTCGGAGACCACAGAAGAGGTGAAACCCCACCTGAAGCGCAAGAAGGTCGTGGCCATTCCACCTGCATATCCAAGGGATTACCAACGACGCGGCTACCATCAGATATCTCCACCTGCGTACTCGCTGAAAGCCAAGACGGTAGTGCTGATGCCAAAGCGGCGACCCTCTGGCATCGATAAGCAGTACCACAAGTTTGCCAAGAAACAGGCGGCTCTGTGGCAACAGGACTTCCCCGAGCCCGAGGACAACGCGCAGCCAGGACTACTGcccaaaaaggagcaaaagaAGCCCAAGCGGAAAGAGGAGCGCCGGTCTGTGGAGCCGCCCCGTTTCCGTATGGTCGTGAAAACCCGTGCTCCGGCTAACCGTCCATCGACTCCCGTGTTCAGTTACTCCGGACAGGTGGATATCCCGCCCGCCATCGCCGGACCCAGTGCCTACATGGGATCCCTTCGCAAGTCTGCAGGCGAAACCTGGCGAAAATTCTCCAGCGCCAGCAGCTCATAA
- the LOC6531382 gene encoding putative fatty acyl-CoA reductase CG8303 codes for MAVITEHGGTTSPPENNNSIGNGKLRVNGHQLSTSLTIPEFFAHKNIFVTGGTGFLGTVLIEALLDTHPDIGTIYVLVRGKRKFDPNERIRRLLQKPIFEKYSEKTLSKVVPVVGELSEPNFGFGTELLQELIDRVNVIYHSAATIKFSSPLRTAIRTNLTGTMRTIELAKQLKHLAAYIYCSTAFCNSNNRGLIAEEVYKSQFDPYEMMKMAEDDSAWEDFTDQKCKGYIRDHPNTYTFTKNLSENLLMAEMSGLPAAIVRPSIVYGTLEHPMKGWVGNANSGHLGFLAGFVKGIFRTMCGNASAVIDIIPCDYVINSSLVMGWYVGTRKVEQPEIIHCTSGEVNPLNLAEFCTIINDSVERHPPNSFVWKPVTKLRNGWRYNLFFYLFHLLPAMVFIIPEKLFGIGMPQHTAYEYMRVFQKGTKAFDYFLDKDFRYSLKNALRISALIPESDRRRYNFDASQCDWSEFIDRCLIGIRRFYFKESAVTTEWHRNYWKVFNFLYYAGYVVIFAVLYFALTLTLGLQIGLTLALLIWGFLVWL; via the exons ATGGCTGTCATCACGGAACATGGCGGCACCACCTCTCCCCcggaaaacaacaacagcatcgGTAATGGAAAACTCCGCGTCAATGGCCACCAGCTGAGCACCTCGCTGACCATACCGGAGTTCTTTGCCCACAAGAACATCTTCGTCACCGGTGGCACCGGATTCCTGGGCACCGTTCTCATCGAGGCCCTGCTGGACACACATCCCGACATCGGTACCATCTACGTCTTGGTCCGGGGCAAGCGCAAGTTCGATCCGAACGAGCGGATTCGTCGCCTGCTCCAGAAGCCG ATTTTCGAAAAGTACTCGGAAAAGACTCTATCGAAGGTGGTACCAGTAGTTGGCGAGCTAAGTGAACCgaactttggctttggcacCGAACTCCTGCAGGAGCTGATCGACCGGGTCAATGTGATCTACCACAGTGCGGCCACCATCAAGTTCAGCTCCCCGCTGCGCACAGCCATTCGCACCAATCTCACGGGCACGATGCGCACCATCGAGCTGGCCAAGCAGTTGAAGCACCTGGCCGCCTACATCTATTGCTCCACGGCCTTCTGCAATAGCAACAATCGTGGTCTGATTGCCGAGGAGGTGTACAAGTCACAGTTCGATCCATACGAGATGATGAAGATGGCCGAGGACGACTCCGCCTGGGAGGACTTCACCGATCAGAAGTGCAAGGGCTACATCCGGGATCATCCCAACACGTATACGTTCACCAAGAATCTGTCCGAGAATCTGCTGATGGCCGAGATGTCGGGACTGCCAGCAGCCATAGTTAGGCCATCAATTG TTTATGGAACCTTGGAGCACCCGATGAAGGGCTGGGTGGGCAATGCCAACTCTGGTCACCTGGGCTTCTTGGCCGGCTTCGTGAAGGGAATTTTCCGCACCATGTGCGGTAATGCTAGTGCTGTGATCGACATCATACCATGCGACTATGTGATCAACTCATCGCTGGTCATGGGCTGGTACGTGGGCACCCGGAAGGTGGAGCAGCCGGAGATCATCCATTGCACCTCGGGAGAGGTTAATCCTCTGAATCTCGCCGAGTTCTGCACGATCATCAACGACAGTGTGGAGCGGCATCCACCAAATAGTTTCGTTTGGAAACCGGTGACAAAGTTGCGCAACGGTTGGCGATACAATCTGTTCTTCTATCTGTTTCACTTGCTGCCAGCGATGGTCTTCATCATACCAGAGAAGCTCTTCGGCATCGGAATGCCCCAGCACAC AGCCTACGAGTACATGCGGGTGTTCCAGAAAGGAACCAAGGCCTTTGACTACTTCCTGGACAAGGACTTCCGATACTCCTTGAAGAATGCGCTGCGTATATCCGCATTAATACCGGAGAGCGATCGAAGGCGCTATAATTTCGATGCCAGCCAGTGCGATTGGTCGGAGTTCATCGATCGCTGTCTGATAGGAATCCGGCGTTTCTACTTCAAGGAGTCGGCAGTGACCACGGAGTGGCATCGCAACTACTGGAAGGT CTTCAACTTCCTGTACTACGCGGGCTATGTGGTCATCTTTGCCGTCCTGTACTTTGCCCTCACTCTGACTTTGGGCCTGCAGATCGGTCTTACGTTGGCGCTTCTCATCTGGGGATTCCTGGTCTGGTTGTAG